Proteins from one Oscillatoria nigro-viridis PCC 7112 genomic window:
- a CDS encoding class I SAM-dependent methyltransferase encodes MPKKSDRPVAGQEQTWFAKGKSDSWQVLLSQVASRFDREYRGEAFALPEEVEAMPIFLESVAGTLQEKTVSPFWKIAKPQKNQRCLDIGCGVSFLIYPWRDWEAYFYGQEISSAARDALNARGPQLNSKLFKGVEFAPAHQLNYEEAQFDLCLATGFSCYYPIDYWSIVMGEVKRVLKPGGHFVFDVLNPNAPLAEDWAILETYRAGEVFLETIEDWEKMIKAAGAKVVKKQSGDLFQMYKVQYN; translated from the coding sequence ATGCCTAAAAAGTCCGATCGCCCAGTAGCGGGTCAGGAGCAGACTTGGTTTGCTAAAGGAAAATCAGATAGCTGGCAAGTTTTACTGTCGCAAGTCGCTTCTCGGTTCGATCGCGAATACCGAGGAGAAGCTTTCGCTTTACCCGAAGAAGTCGAAGCAATGCCGATTTTCCTGGAATCAGTCGCAGGAACTCTCCAAGAAAAAACAGTTTCTCCCTTCTGGAAAATTGCCAAACCTCAAAAAAATCAGCGCTGTTTAGACATTGGCTGCGGAGTCAGCTTTCTCATCTACCCTTGGCGGGATTGGGAAGCATATTTTTACGGTCAAGAAATCAGCAGCGCCGCGCGAGACGCCTTAAACGCTCGCGGCCCTCAGCTCAATTCTAAGCTGTTCAAAGGCGTAGAATTTGCCCCCGCTCACCAGTTAAATTACGAGGAGGCTCAGTTCGATTTATGCCTCGCTACAGGCTTTAGCTGTTACTATCCCATAGACTATTGGAGTATAGTCATGGGAGAAGTCAAGCGGGTACTAAAACCGGGCGGTCATTTTGTTTTTGATGTCCTCAACCCCAATGCTCCTCTAGCAGAAGATTGGGCAATTTTGGAAACTTATCGAGCCGGGGAAGTATTTTTAGAGACAATAGAAGATTGGGAAAAAATGATTAAAGCTGCAGGCGCTAAGGTAGTAAAAAAGCAAAGCGGCGACTTATTCCAAATGTATAAAGTTCAATACAATTGA
- a CDS encoding single-stranded DNA-binding protein — protein sequence MNSCILMAEITQQPQLRYTPENQVPIAEMLVQFPGPKPEDPPERLKVIGWGNLAQEIHDKYREGDRVIIEGRLGMNTIEIDGIKEKRAELTAQRIYSVGADAMSSAPAGRTAPEPAQIRDTAPANVPSNVVPLGSHKRSSNSAPGGANRTSSSDWNSHQSSNSESDRPSGSSNEPENPDYDPIPF from the coding sequence ATGAATAGCTGCATTTTGATGGCGGAAATAACTCAACAACCGCAACTCCGTTATACTCCTGAGAATCAAGTTCCAATCGCTGAGATGTTGGTGCAGTTTCCCGGCCCAAAACCTGAAGATCCGCCCGAACGTTTGAAGGTGATAGGATGGGGCAATTTGGCTCAAGAAATTCACGATAAATATCGCGAGGGCGATCGCGTGATTATTGAAGGTCGGCTGGGGATGAATACGATCGAAATAGATGGTATCAAAGAAAAGCGCGCCGAACTGACAGCTCAAAGGATTTACAGTGTCGGTGCCGATGCCATGAGTTCGGCTCCCGCAGGTAGAACCGCCCCGGAACCGGCTCAAATTCGCGACACCGCCCCGGCTAATGTGCCGAGCAATGTAGTACCATTAGGCTCGCACAAGCGCAGTTCTAACAGCGCTCCAGGCGGCGCTAACCGCACGTCTAGTTCGGATTGGAACTCGCATCAGTCTTCAAATTCTGAGTCCGATCGCCCGTCGGGTTCGTCTAACGAACCGGAAAATCCCGATTACGATCCGATTCCATTTTAA
- a CDS encoding mannose-1-phosphate guanyltransferase produces the protein MRAVLMAGGSGTRLRPLTCDLPKPMVPILNRPIAEHIINLLKRHQITEIIATLHYLPDVMREYFTDGAEFGVQMTYAVEEDQPLGTAGCVKNISELLDRTFLVISGDSITDFDLTAAIEFHRSKQSKATLILTRVPNPMEFGVVITEENYRISRFLEKPSSSEIFSDTVNIGTYILEPEVLDYLPANQECDFSKDLFPLLLEKNEPMYGYIAEGYWCDVGQLDVYRESQYDALRGKVKLDLSYYNEVRSGLWVGQNTFIDDSAIVEVPAMIGNNCRIGARVTIDAGTVIGDNVTVGADANLKRPIVWNGAIVGEDAHLRACVICRSTRVDRRAHVLEGAVVGSMSIVGEEAQVGPSVRVWPSKNIESGALLNQNLIWGEQARRNLFGQRGVQGLANVDVTPEFAVKLGAAYGSTLKPGTSVSVSRDQRSISRMVSRSLIAGLMSVGINVINLESTAIPIARTVSSTLSIAGGIHVRISPDRSDHILIEFFDIKGINITKGAEKKIEGAYFKEDLRRALIPEIGEMTYFNQALEVYNRIFERQMNVEAIRYSNTKVVIDYVYAVSGAILPQMLAKFGCDAVVLNASLKQTSLSNGEREYLLDQLGRVVKALSANFGVQVSANGEQLILVDESGIAIRGEMLTALMVNLMLTSHPKGTVVVPVHASSAVEAIARRYQSKVIRTKANPTALMEAANRNPNVVLGGSGLMGFIFPQLHPGFDGMFCIAKVIEMMTIQERSLGQIKAELPRITHRSYSVRCPWTIKGSLMRYLVETHSPDRLELLDGVKIFNYSDDNWVLVLPDASEPTVHIFANSEDRDWVSETLKEYRALVHDFVSQAEAAVLQDKFGNV, from the coding sequence ATGCGTGCAGTGCTGATGGCTGGGGGATCTGGAACGAGGCTCAGACCTCTGACGTGCGATTTGCCCAAACCGATGGTGCCGATTCTCAATCGCCCGATCGCAGAACACATTATTAATTTGCTAAAAAGGCATCAGATTACGGAAATTATTGCGACGCTGCACTACCTTCCCGATGTCATGCGCGAATATTTTACTGACGGGGCAGAGTTTGGCGTTCAAATGACTTACGCTGTGGAGGAAGACCAACCGCTGGGTACGGCTGGTTGCGTCAAAAATATTTCTGAACTGCTCGATCGAACTTTTCTGGTCATAAGCGGCGACAGCATTACAGACTTCGACTTAACGGCAGCGATCGAATTTCACCGCAGCAAGCAATCCAAAGCCACGTTAATTTTAACTCGCGTTCCCAACCCGATGGAATTCGGGGTCGTGATTACTGAGGAAAATTACCGCATCAGTCGCTTTCTGGAAAAGCCTTCTAGCAGCGAAATTTTCTCCGATACCGTCAATATCGGTACCTACATTTTAGAACCCGAGGTCTTGGATTACCTGCCGGCAAATCAGGAGTGCGACTTCTCGAAAGACTTGTTTCCCCTGCTACTGGAAAAAAACGAGCCGATGTACGGCTACATCGCCGAGGGTTACTGGTGCGATGTCGGCCAGCTAGATGTTTACCGGGAATCTCAGTACGACGCGCTGCGGGGAAAGGTCAAACTGGATTTGAGCTACTACAACGAAGTTCGATCGGGACTTTGGGTAGGTCAGAATACTTTTATTGACGATAGCGCGATCGTCGAAGTACCGGCGATGATCGGCAACAATTGCCGGATTGGAGCCCGAGTTACAATCGATGCCGGCACAGTGATCGGAGATAACGTGACTGTCGGGGCCGACGCTAATCTCAAACGTCCCATCGTCTGGAACGGAGCAATTGTCGGCGAAGATGCTCATCTGAGGGCCTGCGTGATTTGCCGGAGCACCCGCGTAGACAGGCGCGCTCACGTCCTCGAAGGTGCTGTCGTCGGTTCAATGTCGATCGTGGGAGAAGAAGCACAAGTGGGGCCAAGCGTGCGCGTCTGGCCGAGCAAAAATATTGAATCCGGCGCTCTGTTAAATCAAAATTTAATTTGGGGAGAACAAGCTAGGCGGAATTTGTTCGGTCAGCGTGGCGTTCAAGGACTGGCAAATGTGGATGTTACCCCCGAATTTGCAGTGAAATTGGGCGCGGCTTACGGCTCGACTTTGAAACCCGGGACTTCGGTATCGGTTTCTCGCGACCAGCGGAGCATTTCGCGCATGGTTTCGAGGTCTTTGATTGCGGGTTTGATGTCGGTGGGAATTAATGTGATCAATTTGGAATCGACGGCAATTCCGATCGCGCGCACGGTTTCGTCTACGCTGTCGATTGCTGGCGGCATTCACGTTCGCATTTCGCCCGATCGCTCCGACCACATTTTAATTGAATTCTTCGATATCAAAGGCATCAATATTACTAAAGGAGCTGAGAAAAAAATCGAGGGCGCTTATTTTAAGGAAGATTTGCGGCGAGCTCTAATTCCGGAAATTGGAGAGATGACGTACTTTAACCAAGCTCTCGAAGTTTACAACCGCATTTTTGAGCGGCAGATGAATGTTGAGGCAATACGCTACAGCAATACTAAGGTGGTAATCGATTACGTTTACGCGGTTTCTGGAGCAATTTTGCCCCAAATGCTTGCCAAGTTCGGCTGCGATGCGGTGGTGCTCAATGCCAGTCTCAAGCAGACTTCTCTAAGCAACGGGGAACGGGAATATTTGCTCGACCAACTCGGCCGGGTGGTGAAAGCACTCAGCGCTAATTTTGGAGTGCAGGTATCGGCTAACGGCGAACAGCTCATTTTGGTAGATGAGTCTGGGATAGCGATTCGCGGGGAAATGCTGACGGCGTTGATGGTAAATTTAATGCTGACTTCTCATCCCAAAGGTACAGTAGTAGTGCCGGTTCATGCGTCTTCTGCGGTGGAGGCGATCGCCCGACGCTATCAAAGCAAGGTAATCCGCACGAAGGCGAACCCAACTGCTTTGATGGAAGCCGCTAACAGGAACCCCAATGTGGTTTTGGGCGGCAGCGGCCTTATGGGTTTTATTTTCCCGCAGTTGCATCCCGGATTTGACGGAATGTTCTGCATTGCTAAAGTGATAGAAATGATGACGATTCAGGAGCGATCGCTCGGACAGATCAAGGCGGAACTTCCCCGCATCACCCACCGCAGTTACAGCGTCCGCTGTCCTTGGACTATCAAGGGTTCGCTGATGCGATATTTAGTAGAAACTCATTCGCCCGATCGTTTAGAATTATTAGATGGAGTGAAGATTTTTAACTACAGCGACGACAATTGGGTATTAGTTTTACCCGATGCTAGTGAACCGACCGTTCATATCTTCGCCAACAGTGAGGATCGAGATTGGGTATCTGAAACTTTGAAGGAGTACCGCGCCCTCGTTCACGATTTTGTCAGTCAAGCCGAGGCGGCGGTTCTCCAAGATAAATTTGGTAACGTGTAA
- a CDS encoding helix-turn-helix domain-containing protein, which produces MIRWKLAVVMADRNISNKELAARVGMHPTSVSKIKTRRRLTRIDETTLNALCKALNCQPGDLMVYEEDEPDRT; this is translated from the coding sequence GTGATCCGTTGGAAATTGGCAGTTGTGATGGCCGATCGCAATATCAGCAATAAAGAATTGGCGGCTAGAGTTGGGATGCACCCAACATCTGTTTCTAAAATCAAAACCCGTCGCCGGCTGACAAGAATTGATGAAACAACTCTCAATGCTCTGTGCAAAGCGCTAAACTGCCAACCGGGCGATTTAATGGTGTATGAGGAAGACGAGCCCGATCGCACTTAA